In Jejubacter calystegiae, the following are encoded in one genomic region:
- the glmM gene encoding phosphoglucosamine mutase, with protein sequence MSNRKYFGTDGVRGRVGDSPITPDFVLKLGWAAGKVLARNGSRQVIIGKDTRISGYMLESALEAGLAAAGLSAAFTGPMPTPAVAYLTRTFRAEAGIVISASHNPYYDNGIKFFSTDGTKLPDDVEEAIEAELEKEICCVDSADLGKASRIVDAAGRYIEFCKANFPNALSLNGLKIVVDCANGATYHIAPNVLRELGAEVIAVGCEPNGVNINDKCGATDVAMLQARVVTEHADLGIALDGDGDRIIMVDHEGNKIDGDQILYIIAREGLRQGRLNGGAVGTLMSNMGLELALKELGIPFERAKVGDRYVLEKMQEKGWRIGAENSGHVILLDQTTTGDGIVAGLQVLAAVVRNRMSLQDLCRGMKLFPQVLVNVRYTAGSDDPLQNAEVQKVAAEVERELAGRGRVLLRKSGTEPLIRVMVEGEDETQVTAMANRIADAVKKV encoded by the coding sequence ATGAGTAACCGCAAATATTTTGGTACCGATGGTGTCCGTGGCCGGGTGGGCGACAGCCCTATAACGCCGGATTTTGTGTTGAAACTGGGCTGGGCCGCAGGCAAGGTCCTGGCGCGTAATGGCTCACGCCAGGTCATCATCGGTAAGGATACGCGTATCTCTGGTTATATGCTGGAGTCCGCGCTGGAAGCGGGTCTGGCCGCGGCGGGGCTCTCTGCTGCCTTTACCGGCCCGATGCCGACACCGGCGGTGGCCTACCTGACGCGTACCTTCCGTGCTGAAGCGGGGATTGTGATTTCTGCCTCCCACAACCCTTACTACGATAACGGGATTAAGTTCTTCTCTACCGATGGCACCAAACTACCGGACGATGTGGAAGAGGCGATTGAGGCTGAACTGGAAAAAGAGATCTGCTGTGTCGATTCCGCCGATCTCGGTAAGGCCAGCCGTATTGTCGATGCGGCAGGTCGCTATATTGAATTTTGTAAGGCGAACTTCCCGAACGCGCTGAGCCTTAACGGTCTGAAGATTGTGGTGGATTGCGCCAACGGGGCGACTTACCACATCGCCCCTAACGTACTGCGCGAGCTGGGCGCTGAAGTGATCGCGGTCGGTTGCGAACCGAATGGCGTTAACATCAACGATAAGTGCGGCGCCACCGATGTGGCAATGTTGCAGGCGCGGGTGGTGACAGAGCATGCGGATTTGGGCATTGCCCTGGATGGCGACGGCGATCGCATCATTATGGTCGACCATGAAGGTAACAAGATCGATGGCGATCAGATCCTCTATATCATCGCCCGGGAAGGGCTGCGCCAGGGGCGGCTGAACGGCGGCGCCGTGGGTACGCTGATGAGCAATATGGGGCTTGAACTGGCGCTGAAAGAGCTCGGTATTCCCTTCGAGCGTGCGAAAGTGGGCGACCGCTACGTGCTGGAAAAGATGCAGGAGAAAGGCTGGCGCATTGGTGCGGAAAACTCCGGTCATGTGATTCTTCTCGATCAGACCACGACCGGTGACGGCATTGTCGCGGGTCTGCAGGTGTTGGCGGCTGTGGTGCGCAATCGCATGAGCCTTCAGGACCTGTGCCGCGGTATGAAACTTTTCCCGCAGGTACTGGTGAACGTACGCTATACCGCTGGCAGCGACGATCCGCTCCAGAATGCGGAAGTTCAGAAGGTGGCCGCTGAAGTGGAACGTGAACTGGCAGGGCGTGGCCGGGTGCTGCTGCGCAAGTCAGGGACCGAACCGCTGATTCGCGTGATGGTCGAAGGGGAGGATGAAACCCAGGTCACCGCTATGGCAAATCGCATCGCCGACGCGGTGAAGAAGGTTTAA
- the folP gene encoding dihydropteroate synthase, whose translation MKLFAQGSSLDLSHPQVMGILNVTPDSFSDGGCHNALIDAVRHANDMINAGATIIDIGGESTRPGADEVSVDEELSRVVPVVEALSRRFEVWISVDTSKPEVILESARAGAHIINDIRSLSEPGALEAAAKTGLPVCLMHMQGEPRTMQQAPRYDDVFHDVVAYFNQQISRCEASGIGKEKLLLDPGFGFGKNLGHNYQLLARLSEFHRFGLPLLVGMSRKSMIGQLLNVGPDQRLSGSLACAVIAAMQGAQIIRVHDVKETVEALRVTEATLSAKEKSYYE comes from the coding sequence ATGAAACTCTTCGCCCAGGGATCCTCTCTGGATCTCTCGCACCCTCAGGTTATGGGGATTCTCAACGTGACGCCGGACTCTTTTTCCGACGGCGGATGCCATAATGCGCTGATCGATGCGGTCAGGCATGCCAACGATATGATCAACGCAGGCGCGACCATTATCGATATCGGCGGTGAGTCCACGCGTCCCGGGGCCGATGAGGTGAGCGTTGACGAAGAGCTGTCACGGGTGGTGCCGGTAGTCGAGGCGCTTTCCCGGCGCTTTGAGGTGTGGATTTCGGTAGATACTTCTAAACCCGAGGTGATTCTTGAGAGCGCGCGTGCGGGCGCTCATATTATCAACGATATCCGCTCGCTAAGCGAGCCGGGGGCGCTGGAAGCGGCGGCAAAAACGGGCCTGCCGGTCTGTCTGATGCATATGCAGGGTGAACCGCGCACGATGCAACAGGCGCCGCGCTACGACGATGTTTTCCATGATGTGGTGGCGTATTTCAATCAACAGATTTCGCGCTGTGAAGCGTCAGGAATCGGAAAAGAGAAATTGTTGCTCGACCCGGGCTTTGGTTTCGGTAAAAATTTAGGACATAACTATCAGCTTCTGGCCAGACTCTCTGAGTTTCACCGCTTTGGTCTGCCATTACTGGTCGGAATGTCGCGTAAGTCTATGATTGGGCAACTGCTGAACGTGGGTCCCGATCAGCGTCTGAGCGGGAGCCTGGCCTGCGCCGTGATCGCGGCAATGCAGGGCGCGCAGATTATTCGCGTCCACGACGTTAAAGAAACCGTAGAGGCGCTGCGGGTGACGGAAGCAACGCTTTCAGCAAAGGAAAAAAGCTACTATGAGTAA
- the ftsH gene encoding ATP-dependent zinc metalloprotease FtsH yields the protein MAKNLILWLVIAVVLMSVFQSFGPSESNGRRVDYSTFLQEVNQDQVREARINGREINVTKKDSNRYTTYIPINDPKLLDSLVTKNVKVVGEPPEEPSLLASIFISWFPMLLLIGVWIFFMRQMQGGGGKGAMSFGKSKARMLTEDQIKTTFADVAGCDEAKEEVGELVEYLREPSRFQKLGGKIPKGVLMVGPPGTGKTLLAKAIAGEAKVPFFTISGSDFVEMFVGVGASRVRDMFEQAKKAAPCIIFIDEIDAVGRQRGAGLGGGHDEREQTLNQMLVEMDGFEGNEGIIVIAATNRPDVLDPALLRPGRFDRQVVVGLPDVRGREQILKVHMRRVPLATDIDAAIIARGTPGFSGADLANLVNEAALFAARGNKRVVSMVEFEKAKDKIMMGAERRSMVMTEAQKESTAYHEAGHAIIGRLVPEHDPVHKVTIIPRGRALGVTFFLPEGDAISASRQKLESQISTLYGGRLAEEIIYGVEHVSTGASNDIKVATNLARNMVTQWGFSEKLGPLLYAEEDGEVFLGRSVAKAKHMSDETARIIDQEVKAMIERNYNRARQILNDNMDILHSMKDALMKYETIDAPQIDDLMARREVRPPAGWEDPGTSGDSGNNTGSSNGTPRPTDEPRGPTPGNTVSEQTGDK from the coding sequence ATGGCGAAAAACCTAATACTCTGGCTGGTCATCGCAGTCGTGCTGATGTCAGTATTCCAGAGCTTTGGGCCCAGCGAGTCAAATGGCCGTAGGGTGGATTACTCTACCTTCCTGCAAGAGGTCAATCAGGACCAGGTTCGCGAAGCGCGTATCAACGGACGTGAAATCAACGTTACCAAGAAAGATAGTAACCGATACACGACTTATATCCCCATCAACGATCCCAAACTGCTCGACAGCCTGGTTACCAAAAACGTAAAAGTCGTTGGTGAGCCGCCAGAAGAACCGAGCCTGCTGGCTTCTATCTTTATTTCCTGGTTCCCGATGCTGCTGTTGATCGGGGTTTGGATCTTCTTTATGCGCCAGATGCAGGGCGGCGGCGGTAAAGGCGCCATGTCATTCGGTAAGAGCAAGGCGCGGATGTTGACCGAAGACCAAATCAAAACCACTTTTGCCGACGTTGCAGGTTGCGACGAAGCCAAAGAAGAGGTGGGTGAACTGGTTGAGTATCTGCGCGAACCGAGCCGCTTCCAGAAACTGGGCGGTAAGATTCCGAAAGGCGTGCTGATGGTGGGCCCGCCGGGTACCGGTAAAACCCTGCTGGCGAAAGCGATCGCCGGTGAGGCGAAAGTCCCGTTCTTTACCATTTCGGGTTCCGACTTCGTAGAAATGTTCGTGGGTGTGGGTGCGTCCCGTGTCCGTGATATGTTCGAACAGGCGAAGAAAGCGGCTCCCTGCATTATCTTCATCGATGAGATCGATGCCGTGGGTCGTCAGCGTGGTGCAGGTCTGGGCGGCGGTCACGACGAGCGCGAGCAGACCCTGAACCAGATGCTGGTTGAGATGGACGGCTTCGAAGGCAATGAAGGCATTATCGTTATCGCCGCGACCAACCGTCCGGACGTTCTGGACCCGGCGCTGCTGCGTCCTGGTCGTTTCGACCGTCAGGTTGTTGTCGGCCTGCCGGACGTACGCGGTCGTGAACAGATCCTGAAGGTGCATATGCGTCGCGTGCCGCTGGCGACCGATATCGATGCTGCGATTATCGCGCGCGGTACCCCGGGCTTCTCCGGCGCCGACCTGGCTAACCTCGTTAACGAAGCGGCACTGTTCGCTGCTCGCGGTAACAAACGCGTTGTGTCCATGGTGGAATTCGAGAAGGCGAAGGATAAGATCATGATGGGTGCGGAACGCCGCTCCATGGTGATGACCGAAGCTCAGAAGGAATCCACGGCGTATCACGAAGCGGGCCATGCCATTATCGGCCGCCTGGTGCCGGAACACGATCCGGTGCATAAAGTGACGATTATCCCGCGCGGTCGCGCGCTGGGTGTGACCTTCTTCCTGCCGGAAGGGGACGCCATCAGCGCCAGCCGTCAGAAGCTGGAAAGCCAGATCTCAACGCTGTACGGCGGTCGTCTGGCGGAAGAGATTATCTACGGTGTCGAGCATGTCTCCACCGGCGCCTCCAACGACATTAAAGTAGCCACTAACCTGGCGCGCAACATGGTGACCCAGTGGGGCTTCTCCGAGAAGCTGGGGCCGCTGCTGTATGCGGAAGAAGACGGCGAAGTCTTCCTGGGCCGTAGCGTCGCGAAAGCGAAGCATATGTCGGATGAGACCGCACGTATTATCGATCAGGAAGTGAAGGCGATGATTGAGCGTAACTACAATCGTGCCCGCCAGATCCTGAACGACAATATGGATATTCTGCACTCGATGAAAGACGCGCTGATGAAGTATGAGACTATCGATGCACCTCAGATCGACGATCTGATGGCGCGCCGTGAAGTCCGCCCGCCAGCGGGTTGGGAAGATCCGGGAACTTCCGGTGATTCCGGCAACAACACCGGTAGCAGCAACGGCACGCCGCGTCCGACTGACGAGCCGCGTGGTCCGACGCCAGGCAACACCGTGTCAGAGCAGACCGGCGACAAATAA
- the rlmE gene encoding 23S rRNA (uridine(2552)-2'-O)-methyltransferase RlmE — protein MTGKKRSASSSRWLQEHFSDKYVQQAQKKGLRSRAWFKLDEIQQSDKLFKPGMTVVDLGAAPGGWSQYVVSQIGGKGRIIACDLLPMDPIVGVDFLQGDFRDELVVNALMERVGDSKVQVVMSDMAPNMSGTPAVDIPRAMYLVELALDMCRDVLAPGGSFVVKVFQGEGFDEYLREIRSLFTKVKVRKPDSSRARSREVYIVATGRKL, from the coding sequence ATGACAGGTAAAAAGCGTTCTGCCAGCTCCAGTCGCTGGCTTCAGGAACACTTTAGCGATAAATATGTTCAACAGGCACAGAAAAAGGGGTTACGCTCCCGGGCCTGGTTTAAACTTGATGAAATACAGCAAAGTGACAAACTTTTTAAGCCGGGAATGACCGTTGTCGATCTTGGCGCCGCACCCGGAGGTTGGTCACAATATGTGGTAAGCCAAATTGGGGGCAAGGGCCGCATCATCGCTTGCGATCTTTTACCTATGGATCCTATTGTTGGTGTGGACTTTCTTCAGGGCGACTTTCGTGATGAATTAGTCGTGAATGCGCTAATGGAGCGTGTGGGCGATAGTAAAGTTCAGGTTGTCATGTCAGATATGGCGCCAAACATGAGCGGGACTCCGGCAGTAGATATTCCCCGCGCCATGTATCTGGTCGAACTGGCGCTCGATATGTGTCGCGATGTGCTGGCGCCGGGCGGAAGTTTTGTAGTGAAAGTTTTTCAGGGCGAAGGTTTCGATGAGTACCTGCGGGAAATTCGCTCCCTGTTTACGAAAGTGAAAGTTCGTAAACCGGACTCTTCTCGTGCCCGTTCACGCGAAGTGTACATTGTAGCGACCGGGCGTAAACTATAG
- the yhbY gene encoding ribosome assembly RNA-binding protein YhbY, producing the protein MNLSTKQKQHLKGLAHPLKPVVQLGDNGLTEGVLAEIEQALAHHELIKVKIAAEDRDTRALIVDAIVRETGACNVQVIGKTLVLYRPSEERKISLPR; encoded by the coding sequence ATGAATCTGAGTACTAAACAAAAACAGCACCTGAAAGGTCTGGCACATCCGCTTAAGCCCGTCGTACAGCTTGGCGATAATGGTTTGACCGAAGGGGTACTGGCCGAGATTGAACAAGCGCTGGCGCATCATGAGTTAATCAAGGTGAAGATTGCCGCGGAAGACCGCGATACCCGGGCCCTGATTGTGGATGCTATCGTGCGGGAGACCGGCGCCTGCAATGTCCAGGTCATCGGTAAAACCCTTGTGCTGTATCGTCCCTCTGAAGAGCGCAAAATTTCGCTTCCTCGCTAA
- the greA gene encoding transcription elongation factor GreA produces the protein MQPIPMTLRGAEKLREELDHLKSVRRPEIIAAIAEAREHGDLKENAEYHAAREQQGFCEGRIKDIEGKLSNAQVIDVTKMPNNGRVIFGATVTILNLDSDEEQCYRIVGDDEADIKQNLLSVNSPIARGLVGKEVDDVVVIKTPGGEVEYEIVKVEYL, from the coding sequence ATGCAACCTATTCCGATGACTTTACGTGGTGCAGAAAAACTTCGCGAAGAGCTGGATCACCTGAAATCCGTCCGCCGCCCTGAGATCATTGCGGCGATTGCGGAAGCGCGTGAGCACGGCGATCTGAAAGAGAATGCTGAATACCATGCCGCCCGCGAACAGCAAGGCTTCTGCGAGGGGCGCATCAAGGATATTGAGGGCAAGCTCTCTAACGCGCAGGTGATTGATGTCACTAAAATGCCGAACAACGGTCGCGTTATCTTTGGAGCTACCGTTACCATTCTGAACCTCGATAGCGATGAAGAGCAGTGCTACCGTATCGTGGGTGATGATGAGGCGGATATTAAGCAGAATCTTCTCTCCGTCAATTCCCCTATCGCCCGTGGGCTGGTAGGCAAAGAGGTGGATGACGTGGTGGTGATCAAGACGCCGGGCGGAGAAGTCGAGTATGAGATCGTTAAGGTTGAGTACCTCTGA
- the dacB gene encoding serine-type D-Ala-D-Ala carboxypeptidase, with protein MRFSSFIIGLTSIFTLSAQAASVDEYVQQLPAGSNLAFLAQKVGASSPTMDYHGQQMALPASTQKVITALAALLQLGPDYRFTTTLERRGDVEDGVLQGDLIARFSGDPTLRRQNIRNLVTALKKEGVQRISGNILIDTSVFTSHDKAPGWPWNDMTQCFSAPPSAAIIDRNCFSVSLYSAPKANDTAFVRIASYYPVTVFSQVRTLARGSADARYCELDVVPGDLNRYTLTGCLPQRSDPLPLAFAIQDGAGYAGAIIKDELKTAGISYDGSLMRQTKPEEPGTVIASVNSPPLHDLLRIMLKKSDNMIADTVFRTIGREYFGVQGTWRAGADAVRQLLRQKAGIDLGNTIVVDGSGLSRHNLISPTTMMKVLQYIAAHDSELNFISMLPLAGHDGSLQYRAGLDIAGVNGKVSAKTGSLQGVYNLAGFITTASGQKMAFVQFLSGYAVPPADYRNRRIPLSRFEGRLYKDIYRNN; from the coding sequence ATGCGATTTTCCAGTTTTATAATCGGGTTGACCAGCATTTTTACATTGAGCGCCCAGGCTGCCAGTGTGGATGAATACGTTCAGCAGCTCCCCGCCGGGAGCAACCTTGCGTTCCTGGCTCAGAAGGTGGGTGCGAGTTCGCCAACTATGGATTACCACGGTCAGCAGATGGCGCTACCGGCCAGTACCCAGAAGGTGATTACCGCGCTGGCGGCTCTGCTGCAGTTGGGGCCGGACTATCGCTTTACCACCACACTGGAGCGCCGCGGCGATGTGGAGGATGGCGTACTTCAGGGGGATTTGATCGCGCGCTTTAGTGGCGATCCTACTCTGCGTCGTCAGAATATTCGCAATCTGGTGACGGCGCTGAAAAAAGAGGGCGTACAGCGCATTAGCGGCAACATCCTGATCGACACCTCGGTCTTTACCAGCCACGATAAAGCGCCGGGTTGGCCATGGAACGACATGACCCAGTGCTTCAGCGCCCCCCCCTCGGCCGCCATTATCGACCGCAACTGTTTTTCCGTCTCGCTCTACAGCGCGCCGAAAGCTAACGACACCGCCTTTGTGCGTATCGCCTCATACTATCCGGTCACCGTTTTCAGTCAGGTGCGTACCCTGGCTCGCGGCTCGGCGGACGCCCGCTACTGTGAACTGGATGTGGTGCCGGGCGATCTTAACCGCTATACCCTGACCGGCTGCCTGCCCCAGCGCAGCGATCCGCTGCCGCTCGCCTTCGCGATTCAGGATGGTGCCGGCTATGCCGGCGCGATCATCAAAGACGAACTGAAAACCGCAGGCATTAGTTACGACGGCTCCCTGATGCGCCAGACCAAACCGGAAGAGCCCGGCACCGTCATTGCCAGCGTGAATTCGCCGCCACTGCACGATCTGCTGCGCATTATGCTGAAGAAGTCCGATAACATGATCGCCGATACCGTTTTCCGTACCATTGGTCGCGAATACTTCGGCGTTCAGGGTACCTGGCGCGCCGGTGCCGATGCGGTACGCCAGTTGCTGCGACAAAAGGCGGGTATCGATCTGGGTAATACCATCGTGGTGGACGGCTCAGGCCTGTCACGTCACAACCTGATCTCGCCAACCACCATGATGAAGGTGCTGCAGTACATTGCTGCCCACGACAGCGAGCTGAACTTTATTTCAATGCTGCCGCTGGCGGGTCACGACGGCTCGCTGCAGTATCGCGCCGGTCTGGATATCGCGGGGGTCAATGGCAAAGTTTCCGCCAAGACCGGATCGCTGCAAGGGGTGTATAATCTGGCTGGCTTTATCACGACTGCCAGCGGTCAGAAAATGGCGTTCGTCCAGTTCCTGTCCGGCTACGCCGTACCGCCGGCCGATTATCGTAACCGTCGTATTCCTTTATCCCGCTTCGAAGGGCGGCTTTATAAGGATATCTACCGGAATAACTGA
- the pmrA gene encoding two-component system response regulator PmrA, protein MKLLIVEDDLLLQQGLAQALGNEGYALDCAASAAEADALIQSGEYSLVILDLGLPDKDGATLLSQWRRRGTSNPVLILTARDALEDRVQGLDAGADDYLVKPFALTELQARVRALIRRWQGQSDNLLQQDDLTLNLQTQQVLLGGQPVEVTPKEFALLCRLIMRVGQTVHRETLQQDIYSWQDDPGSNTLEVHIHNLRRKLGKERIKTVRGVGYRLEKIQ, encoded by the coding sequence ATGAAGCTACTCATTGTCGAAGACGATTTACTGCTGCAACAGGGACTGGCCCAGGCGCTGGGTAACGAAGGCTATGCCCTGGATTGTGCGGCCAGCGCCGCCGAAGCGGACGCGCTGATCCAGAGCGGCGAATACAGTCTGGTGATCCTCGATCTCGGCCTGCCGGACAAAGACGGCGCCACGCTGTTAAGCCAGTGGCGTCGCCGCGGCACCAGTAATCCGGTCCTGATCCTGACCGCCCGCGACGCGCTGGAAGATCGGGTTCAGGGGCTGGATGCCGGTGCTGATGACTACCTGGTCAAGCCTTTCGCCCTGACTGAACTTCAGGCCAGGGTGCGGGCGCTGATCCGCCGCTGGCAGGGCCAGAGCGATAACCTGCTGCAGCAAGATGATTTGACCCTCAACCTGCAAACTCAGCAGGTACTTTTGGGCGGCCAACCGGTGGAAGTCACCCCCAAAGAATTTGCTCTGCTTTGCCGCCTGATAATGCGGGTCGGCCAGACCGTTCACCGCGAAACGCTCCAGCAGGATATCTATAGCTGGCAGGACGACCCCGGCTCCAACACCCTGGAAGTGCATATCCATAACCTGCGCCGCAAGCTGGGCAAAGAGCGCATTAAAACGGTGCGCGGCGTCGGCTACCGGCTGGAGAAAATCCAGTGA
- the pmrB gene encoding two-component system sensor histidine kinase PmrB, giving the protein MNSMRRRLMIMLAAILLFFQLVSVIWLWHESQEQIGFLVNETLSAQTRNQHVEKEIHEAIASLLVPSLVMVGFTLFFSFWAVSWITRPLNRLRSSLASRSADNLSPLPMYTDMEEVAAVTTSINQLLARLDSTIQQERLFTADAAHELRTPLAGIRLHLELLEQQGMPQAGLLIERIDRLMHTVGQLLMLSRAGQALASGHYTTVNWRNDIIAPLTMEAEEMAQQRQQRIIWPASSPLMVEGDAVLLRLMLRNLLENACRYGPEGGVIDVRLSQQQEGTQLTVIDEGPGIDEEHRLKITEPFRRLDQRYGGSGLGLSIIQRIVQLHRGKIILENRRDSEGLEAGCWLPTHID; this is encoded by the coding sequence GTGAACAGCATGCGCCGCCGTCTGATGATTATGCTGGCGGCGATTCTGCTGTTCTTTCAACTGGTGAGCGTTATCTGGCTGTGGCATGAAAGCCAGGAGCAAATCGGCTTTCTGGTTAATGAGACGCTGTCAGCACAAACCCGCAATCAGCACGTGGAAAAAGAGATTCACGAGGCCATCGCCTCCCTGCTGGTGCCTTCGCTGGTGATGGTGGGTTTCACCCTGTTCTTCTCGTTCTGGGCCGTAAGCTGGATCACCCGGCCGCTGAACCGTCTGCGCAGTAGCCTTGCCAGCCGTTCCGCCGATAATCTTTCGCCGTTGCCGATGTATACCGATATGGAAGAGGTGGCGGCCGTCACCACCTCCATTAACCAACTGTTGGCGCGTCTGGACAGCACCATTCAGCAGGAGCGGCTGTTCACCGCCGACGCCGCCCACGAGCTCCGCACGCCGCTGGCAGGCATCCGCCTGCATCTGGAACTGCTGGAGCAGCAGGGAATGCCCCAGGCCGGGTTGCTGATTGAGCGCATCGATCGCCTGATGCATACCGTTGGTCAGCTACTGATGCTGTCACGGGCCGGTCAGGCGCTGGCCAGCGGCCACTACACCACCGTGAACTGGCGCAACGACATTATCGCCCCGTTAACCATGGAGGCGGAAGAGATGGCGCAGCAGCGCCAACAACGCATTATTTGGCCGGCGTCTTCCCCCCTGATGGTGGAAGGCGACGCGGTGTTGTTACGCCTGATGCTGCGTAATCTGCTGGAGAATGCCTGCCGTTACGGACCGGAGGGCGGCGTTATTGATGTGCGGCTTAGCCAGCAGCAGGAAGGAACGCAGCTGACGGTTATCGATGAGGGCCCCGGCATTGATGAGGAACATCGGCTGAAAATTACCGAGCCGTTTCGCCGCCTCGATCAGCGCTACGGCGGCAGCGGCCTTGGGCTAAGTATTATTCAGCGCATCGTGCAGCTTCATCGGGGGAAAATTATTCTGGAAAACCGTCGCGATAGCGAAGGTCTTGAGGCGGGCTGCTGGCTACCAACCCATATCGATTAA
- the cgtA gene encoding Obg family GTPase CgtA yields MKFVDEAKILVVAGDGGNGCISFRREKYIPKGGPDGGDGGDGGDVWLEADENLNTLIDYRFEKAFRAERGQNGQSRDCTGRRGKDVSIKVPVGTRVVDQGTGEVMGDMTKHGQRLMVAKGGWHGLGNTRFKSSVNRTPRQKTNGTPGDKRDLLLELMLLADVGMLGLPNAGKSTFIRSVSAAKPKVADYPFTTLVPSLGVVRMDSEKSFVVADIPGLIEGAAEGAGLGIRFLKHLERCRVLLHLIDIAPIDESDPVENARVIISELEKYSSKLAEKPRWLVFNKVDLMDRAEAEAKAQEIADALGWEGKHYLISAASHDGVNALCWDVMNFIIENPVNKEEGEQQPEKVEFMWDDYHRQQLEETASEAEDDDWDDDWDEDDDEGVEIIYER; encoded by the coding sequence ATGAAGTTTGTTGATGAAGCGAAGATTCTGGTCGTCGCGGGTGATGGTGGTAACGGTTGTATCAGTTTCCGCCGCGAAAAATATATCCCGAAAGGGGGCCCGGATGGCGGTGATGGCGGTGATGGGGGAGACGTCTGGCTGGAGGCCGATGAGAACCTGAACACCCTGATCGACTATCGCTTTGAGAAAGCGTTTCGGGCCGAGCGGGGCCAGAACGGCCAGAGCCGTGATTGTACCGGCAGGCGGGGTAAAGATGTCTCCATTAAAGTGCCGGTAGGAACCCGTGTGGTCGACCAGGGCACTGGCGAAGTCATGGGCGATATGACCAAACATGGTCAACGTCTGATGGTTGCCAAAGGGGGCTGGCACGGCCTGGGCAATACCCGTTTTAAATCTTCGGTTAACCGAACGCCGCGTCAGAAGACTAACGGCACGCCGGGCGATAAGCGCGATCTACTGCTGGAACTGATGCTGCTGGCGGATGTCGGCATGCTGGGACTGCCTAATGCCGGCAAATCCACCTTTATTCGTTCGGTCTCGGCAGCGAAACCGAAAGTGGCGGACTATCCGTTTACCACCCTGGTGCCAAGCCTGGGCGTGGTGCGTATGGACAGCGAAAAGAGCTTCGTGGTGGCGGATATTCCCGGGTTGATTGAAGGGGCGGCGGAAGGCGCCGGCCTGGGCATTCGCTTCCTGAAGCATCTGGAACGCTGCCGGGTACTGCTGCACCTGATCGATATTGCGCCTATCGATGAGTCCGATCCGGTTGAAAATGCCCGGGTGATTATCAGCGAGCTGGAAAAATACAGCAGCAAGCTGGCTGAGAAGCCGCGCTGGCTGGTGTTTAACAAAGTCGATCTGATGGACAGGGCAGAGGCGGAAGCGAAGGCTCAGGAAATCGCCGACGCTCTGGGCTGGGAAGGTAAGCATTACCTGATCTCCGCAGCCAGCCACGACGGCGTGAACGCGCTGTGCTGGGATGTGATGAATTTCATCATTGAGAACCCGGTCAATAAGGAAGAAGGCGAGCAGCAGCCTGAGAAGGTCGAATTCATGTGGGATGACTACCATCGTCAGCAGCTGGAAGAGACAGCCAGCGAAGCAGAAGATGACGACTGGGACGATGACTGGGATGAAGACGACGACGAAGGCGTAGAGATTATCTACGAGCGCTAA